Proteins found in one Methanospirillum hungatei JF-1 genomic segment:
- a CDS encoding GNAT family N-acetyltransferase — translation MAHLHIRTADPSDLPILLSLYADMHDYDEQAGEEELSYAWKEIMDNPALMPFILEVDFVPVSTCMFIYVPNLSRGARPFGIIENVVTGKQFRNKGYGTALICHVLDCAWKKNCYKVMLLSGRKSEAVFRFYEQAGFLRGEKEGFIVYPP, via the coding sequence ATGGCTCATCTGCATATACGAACAGCTGATCCTTCGGATCTCCCCATTCTTCTCTCCCTCTATGCTGACATGCATGATTATGATGAGCAGGCAGGTGAGGAGGAATTGTCCTATGCCTGGAAGGAGATCATGGATAATCCTGCGTTGATGCCTTTTATCCTGGAGGTGGATTTTGTTCCGGTGTCTACATGCATGTTTATTTATGTCCCGAACCTCTCCAGGGGGGCACGACCATTTGGTATAATTGAGAATGTAGTGACCGGAAAGCAGTTTCGGAATAAGGGTTATGGTACTGCATTGATCTGTCATGTGCTTGACTGTGCATGGAAGAAGAACTGTTACAAGGTTATGCTGTTATCCGGTAGAAAGAGTGAGGCAGTATTCAGGTTTTATGAGCAGGCTGGTTTTCTCCGGGGAGAAAAGGAAGGGTTTATTGTTTATCCTCCCTGA
- a CDS encoding PEGA domain-containing protein, translating to MNRRYQIVFCFLLILIHLALWQVLAEEESMPEPFLDPDDMPGPIDDMFFPDPFPPVIGGDVGWFRITSEPSNAEVIFDGSLVGYTPVTVEVYTTGAPYHTVRIEKSGYKPWSRELHENPAAGETKPVHATLGPDPCCKSLRITSAPSGAQITLNGVYQGTTPKTIDNLIIGSYQVTLTRSGYETWNGNIEVRPDSDNTIYVVLEPSFAPITSGTLMIESYPEGAEIVLDRTSRGTTPRTLTLPEGSHTLVLNLAGYQQYTTSVFIRDKENARITAYLVPVGSIPAQTPNPVIVASPVSDTPSYPPSYVSLTVLGEKAASQAHQNKNSFLAAVNDPQGAFAGDTEFVSVLAVNGTLLADPAAATWIGEEIATYMDQNTVPYGQARHALARHGGGMLYENNYNNASSAGELLISEVRAEEDGLIITASRRMQTAIPMISEATIRSLSSVSETDADKTGVPYQQVVVPAEPKDPTGPGDTILGPDRNGISLFPAIYALASEGGGLLYGIEPDGTDITLFYVFPETDGQILVRWVSEPGREHKEEDLIHS from the coding sequence ATGAACAGACGATATCAGATCGTATTCTGTTTCTTGTTAATTCTTATCCATCTCGCCCTGTGGCAGGTCCTGGCTGAAGAAGAGAGCATGCCTGAACCATTCCTCGATCCCGACGATATGCCCGGACCCATTGATGATATGTTCTTCCCTGATCCCTTCCCACCAGTCATCGGAGGTGATGTTGGATGGTTCCGGATTACCTCAGAACCTTCAAATGCAGAGGTCATCTTTGATGGCTCTCTGGTAGGGTATACACCGGTGACGGTTGAAGTATACACCACAGGTGCTCCATACCATACCGTCAGGATCGAAAAAAGCGGATACAAACCATGGAGCCGTGAACTGCATGAAAACCCGGCAGCAGGAGAGACAAAGCCGGTACATGCAACCCTGGGCCCTGATCCCTGCTGTAAAAGTCTTCGGATAACGTCAGCACCATCCGGGGCACAGATAACCCTGAACGGAGTATACCAGGGAACCACCCCAAAAACCATTGATAATCTGATAATTGGCTCATATCAGGTCACCCTGACCAGATCCGGGTATGAGACCTGGAATGGGAATATTGAGGTACGGCCGGACTCGGACAATACTATATACGTGGTTCTTGAGCCGAGCTTTGCCCCAATCACATCAGGTACACTCATGATCGAATCATATCCGGAGGGGGCAGAGATTGTTCTTGACCGGACCAGCCGGGGAACCACCCCCCGAACCCTGACCCTCCCTGAAGGTTCCCATACCCTTGTCCTGAACCTTGCCGGATATCAGCAGTATACGACATCCGTATTTATTCGGGACAAAGAGAATGCACGTATTACCGCGTACCTGGTGCCTGTAGGATCCATCCCAGCACAAACTCCGAACCCGGTCATCGTTGCATCACCGGTCAGTGACACTCCATCATATCCTCCATCATATGTAAGTCTCACCGTTCTTGGAGAGAAGGCGGCATCTCAGGCTCATCAGAACAAAAACTCATTCCTCGCGGCAGTCAATGATCCTCAGGGGGCGTTTGCGGGCGATACAGAATTTGTGAGTGTCCTTGCAGTGAATGGGACCCTTCTAGCCGACCCGGCTGCAGCGACCTGGATTGGAGAGGAGATTGCCACCTACATGGATCAGAACACAGTTCCCTATGGACAGGCAAGACATGCACTTGCCAGGCACGGGGGTGGAATGCTCTATGAAAATAACTATAACAATGCCTCTTCTGCTGGTGAACTGCTCATATCAGAAGTCAGGGCTGAAGAAGATGGGCTCATCATTACCGCATCCCGCCGCATGCAGACAGCAATTCCTATGATATCAGAAGCGACCATCAGATCCCTCTCCTCTGTGTCAGAAACTGATGCAGATAAGACCGGTGTCCCGTACCAGCAGGTGGTTGTCCCTGCAGAACCCAAAGACCCGACAGGTCCCGGAGATACTATCCTTGGGCCTGACAGAAACGGAATCAGTCTGTTTCCGGCGATTTATGCTCTCGCATCAGAAGGAGGAGGACTCTTATATGGTATTGAACCGGACGGAACTGATATTACCCTCTTTTATGTGTTCCCTGAAACAGACGGACAGATACTGGTCAGGTGGGTGTCTGAACCAGGGAGGGAGCACAAGGAAGAGGACCTTATTCATTCATAA
- a CDS encoding DUF3821 domain-containing protein, which produces MYSRLVWLMLILILLSVPVLAGPVIVPPGGEVYLGEEGLDIHYAVPYPYTSIAYFPAGSSPGRDQPLDIMQVNLGRFSVIPDLFYDRTGAWYQWDQVRGTPGQVAFIVRNPRISLKVMDRNTMGDRSYGTVSRGTPLVIQVETNLAGITRRPDYSYNDGPVKIQIKTPGGGTLAGVKTPGGGQYVFSSFMPTGELGYAPPIESGGWDTGWSGYESGLYHIEPKFAVNRMEDNLRSYEGGYTLRGTDITLGTERAGLHLSEETVVRGDPFGVTITGSPGSPYILWIEGGSRTGSPGDQPPMIITSQEGVRQDNPDGPYIIGSYRPSGKHTTIRDLVPSYPFGGVYYYAEVTPDRTGRRTIEWRTTQETGDRRYTIHIEGPAGSVHPRSDTIDVQIVKGSVSLTTGSETFTIGDEVMLRGTNTGSCETYLFITGPNLPSAGGRLDAPRRQVSDGNPGSFTTASGDCDTWEYRLYTGELGLDTGTYTIYAVSAPRDRYHLESTSWQAIPITLKRPYISVSSRRMTVAQGDELSITGSSGGRTDAGVAIWIFGRNYFRYDTVQIERGGWFSYELSSSVTRDMAPGEYSVIIQHPMANGNFDLWPDRNREMVLGATPWYGAPVFRIAGPGALQGPAAAAALITALQSQFIDDTYTEYSIFVQNPKITITAGSLNGTTKMPIVLSGTTNLASGSRLLVEITDERFGPTQKGGEGSWSGYSGTTTTYPGSEEEREFSFEIPAGTLKEGRYQVLIQAVSSPGTASGVLQVTMPVTPVQTMTMNLTPPQSPEPIQTQIQIQTLEPEPTTAEPVQTEKPASTPDQVHETPTADTNGMIPNIMRTMREPPVLLGFGILFGLCVAGLIAALVTWMRKERDEEENDSEGSDEKNVKLAESKEEMDEDSDSYGR; this is translated from the coding sequence ATGTATTCTCGTCTGGTGTGGCTCATGCTCATTCTGATACTTCTCAGTGTACCGGTTCTGGCAGGTCCGGTTATTGTTCCTCCAGGGGGAGAGGTCTATTTGGGAGAAGAGGGACTTGACATCCACTATGCTGTTCCGTACCCCTATACATCCATCGCATATTTTCCGGCAGGATCTTCCCCTGGTCGTGACCAGCCGCTTGACATCATGCAGGTGAATCTGGGGAGATTCAGTGTAATTCCTGACCTCTTTTATGACCGGACCGGTGCATGGTACCAGTGGGACCAGGTACGGGGAACTCCCGGCCAGGTTGCGTTTATCGTCAGGAACCCGCGAATATCGTTAAAGGTTATGGACCGGAACACGATGGGAGATCGGTCATATGGCACGGTATCGCGGGGAACGCCCCTGGTCATCCAGGTTGAAACAAATCTTGCCGGTATTACCCGGAGACCGGATTACTCCTACAATGACGGGCCGGTGAAGATCCAGATAAAAACTCCCGGAGGAGGGACGCTTGCCGGAGTAAAGACACCCGGTGGTGGCCAGTATGTCTTCAGTTCATTCATGCCAACCGGGGAACTCGGGTATGCCCCTCCGATTGAGAGCGGTGGATGGGACACCGGCTGGAGCGGGTATGAATCAGGCCTCTATCATATAGAACCAAAATTTGCGGTGAACCGGATGGAAGACAATCTCAGGTCCTATGAGGGCGGATATACCCTCCGGGGCACCGACATTACGCTCGGAACCGAACGGGCGGGACTTCATCTCTCAGAAGAGACCGTGGTGAGAGGAGATCCATTTGGTGTAACGATTACCGGATCTCCGGGATCCCCCTATATCCTTTGGATTGAGGGAGGAAGCAGAACTGGTTCTCCAGGTGACCAGCCACCGATGATCATCACCTCACAGGAAGGGGTGAGACAGGATAATCCTGATGGACCCTATATCATCGGATCCTATCGCCCCTCCGGAAAACACACTACGATTCGTGACCTCGTTCCTTCATACCCGTTTGGCGGGGTATATTACTATGCAGAAGTGACGCCTGACCGGACCGGCCGACGGACGATTGAGTGGAGGACAACACAGGAGACTGGTGACCGGCGATACACCATCCATATCGAAGGCCCTGCAGGATCAGTACATCCACGATCAGACACCATAGACGTGCAGATAGTCAAAGGGTCCGTATCCCTCACTACCGGGAGCGAGACCTTTACCATTGGTGACGAGGTAATGCTCAGGGGAACAAATACAGGCTCGTGTGAGACGTACCTCTTCATCACCGGTCCAAACCTTCCGTCAGCGGGTGGCAGACTGGATGCCCCACGACGGCAGGTCTCTGATGGAAATCCGGGAAGTTTCACGACGGCATCCGGTGACTGCGATACATGGGAGTACAGGCTTTATACCGGCGAACTGGGCCTGGATACCGGGACGTATACCATATATGCCGTGTCTGCACCACGTGACCGGTATCACCTGGAAAGCACCTCATGGCAGGCGATTCCCATAACACTGAAACGTCCGTATATCTCGGTCTCAAGCAGGAGAATGACAGTTGCACAGGGTGATGAACTATCGATAACCGGATCGAGTGGCGGGCGGACTGATGCTGGGGTAGCCATCTGGATATTTGGCAGGAATTATTTCAGGTATGACACGGTGCAGATCGAGCGGGGAGGATGGTTCTCGTATGAACTTTCCAGTTCTGTCACCCGTGATATGGCACCAGGTGAATATTCTGTCATCATCCAGCACCCGATGGCCAACGGGAACTTTGATCTCTGGCCAGACCGGAATCGTGAGATGGTGCTCGGAGCAACTCCCTGGTATGGCGCTCCGGTGTTCAGAATTGCAGGCCCGGGGGCTCTTCAGGGTCCTGCTGCCGCTGCTGCCCTGATTACCGCCCTGCAAAGCCAGTTTATTGATGATACCTATACCGAGTACTCAATCTTTGTGCAGAACCCGAAGATTACCATCACAGCAGGATCACTGAACGGAACGACAAAGATGCCGATTGTCCTGTCAGGGACAACGAACCTTGCATCAGGTTCACGCCTCCTTGTGGAGATAACCGATGAGCGGTTCGGGCCTACCCAGAAGGGCGGTGAGGGGAGCTGGTCCGGCTATTCAGGAACGACAACAACGTATCCGGGATCAGAAGAAGAGCGGGAGTTCTCATTTGAGATCCCGGCAGGAACACTGAAAGAAGGACGATACCAGGTTCTTATCCAGGCGGTCTCCTCTCCTGGTACTGCATCAGGTGTTCTGCAGGTCACAATGCCGGTAACGCCTGTACAGACCATGACGATGAACCTGACACCACCCCAATCCCCGGAACCAATCCAGACACAGATACAGATCCAGACATTGGAACCAGAGCCGACAACCGCGGAGCCTGTCCAAACGGAGAAGCCGGCATCGACACCAGATCAGGTCCACGAGACTCCGACTGCGGATACGAATGGAATGATACCGAACATTATGCGGACAATGCGGGAACCACCTGTCCTGCTCGGTTTTGGGATTCTCTTCGGCCTGTGCGTAGCAGGACTTATTGCAGCACTGGTTACATGGATGCGCAAAGAGAGAGATGAAGAAGAGAATGATTCAGAGGGCAGTGATGAAAAGAATGTGAAACTCGCTGAAAGTAAAGAGGAAATGGACGAGGATTCCGATTCATACGGGAGATGA